Sequence from the Gloeocapsopsis dulcis genome:
ACCCTTTAGGAAATAAGACTCAACTTCTTCAAATTGAATTTGGAATAGAGAGGTAAGTAGAATAACAACTAAGGTTGACTAGTATTGCAACTCCAGCATAGAAGCGTCTTTCTTGACCAAGGTTAGGCTTTACCCGTTTTAGGTGTGTTGCCTCTGAAGCTATGCTTGGTGTTCGCTGTTGCTAGTTCTACGACGGGAGACACCGAGCCGAGAACTTTTTGTTTTGGTTTTATTCATCTGGTGTCTTAAATACTTAAGTTATCACGCAGTTATCAAACTGCAAGCAGGCATTTACTCAAGTTTAAAAGTCTTTAAACTTCGCAAAAACAGCCGACATATTCGTTAATATATTCATCTTTCTATCCCCTGAACTCTGACCTCTGATCCCTGCTAATTTTACCAATTCCACATCACTGGATTTTCGTCTAAATGATCAGTAACCATGCGACTAATAGCGTCAATTTCTGCTAACTCTTCAGTACTTAGTTGTACTGTGACAGCTTTAGCGTTCCCCATAGCTTGTTCTGCGGTTCTTGCACCAACAATGGCTTGGGTTTGGGGTTGGGCAATTAGCCACGCGATCGCCAAAGAAGCCAGGGAAGCTTGATGGCGTTCAGCAATCGGACGAAGCTTCTCTAAAGCTTGCTGTGCCCGTTCGTAGTTTTCGCCTTGAAACAGCTTATTTTTAGCACGGTTATCTTGGGGGGCAAATTTATGTCCTCGACCAAATTTTCCTGTTAATAACCCTTGAGCGAGAGGAGAATAGGCAAGAATCGAAATATTATTTTCAACACAGTAAGGCATCACATCTTTCTCAACCCAGCGCCAAAACAGGGAGTAAGGCGGTTGAATGCTATCAATGCGTCCATATTGTGCTGCTTCCTCTAACTGAGTGCGCGAGAAGTTAGAAACCCCGACCGCCCGAATTTTACCTTGTTGCTTTAATTGATTTAAAGCACTCATCGTTTCTTCAATAGGGACAATTTCTGTATTAAAAGCACCAGAAGGCCAATGAATTTGGTAGAGGTCAATATAGTCGATTTTCAAGTTTTTAAGCGAGCGATCGCAAGCTTCGAGCACTTGATCGTGTTTCAAGTGATTAGCAAAAACTTTTGTGGCGTAAACAATGTGATCGCGTGGTACATCATTTAAGGCTTGTGCAATAACTTGCTCTGAGTGACCGTTGCCGTATACTTCTGCCGTGTCAATTGTTGTAATTCCAGCATCTACTGCGGCGCGAATGGCTTTGATACTTTCTTCATCCTCAATACCAACCCACTGTTTTTGACCAGCTTGCCATGTTCCCATCTTGATGGGAGTAATGTGGATATCAGTTGTGCCTAAGCGTCGCTTTTCCATGTTTACCTCTTCACGTTCTTTGTTTATTGTGCGCTCAGATTTACTAACTGGAGTTCAAACTTACGATAGTAGACACGTTTCTTGTGGTTAACTAGATAATTATCGTTTGTTTACCAATAACCAATTACCATTTCACTTAAGCTACAGCAACTGACTTAAAGCAAAACCAACTGCTGCACTACCTAGAGGAACTGTTAAATTATCAATACCAAATTTGGAGAAAGCTTCTAGACTGGTAGCAACTAAGGCAATAACTAGCGAGATCAGCCAAGTTTGCCAAATATTACCTTGTACGCTTAGCAAAATCAGACTACTGACGATGTAACTAACGACAGCCATTGTTAAAGAACCTTCCCAGCTTTTTTGGATTCCCCATATTTTGTAGCGATGCTTGCCAAATCTTTGACCAATTAAGGCAGCTAAACCATCACCCCACGTCATCACCAAAATGCCTAAAGCTGCATACTGAGGTTGTTCTACAGACCAAAACCAGGCAACTAAGACACCAATACTCACCGCGTAAAAAAATGTTCCGAGGCTTTGGCGTCCAACACTGTTAATTCCAGGTAATAGCGGAAATCTATATGAGAGCAGGGTAACGATGCTCGCTACAATTGAAGCACCAATACCCACACTAGCAGGGATATCTAACCACCAAGCAAACAAAATGATGTTACCTGTGCCAATGTGAACAATCTTACGCGTGATTTCTGAACTGGCATTAGTGTAGCGATTTGCAATTAATGCTATTAATAAGATCGCACCTATCCACGTTCCTACAACAATAATTTGCTGCCACAATGGCACTGATTCTAACCAGGTTAAAGTAAGCAAGGTCTTGACTTAAGCTGAATATAAGTATTCTTGTAACACTGTATCGAGATTTGGCTTTCTGATGAAACGTCTGATTCTTTTCTTAATTCGCGGCTATCGGATTTTGATTTCACCGCTGTTTCCTCCTACTTGCCGCTTTCATCCTACCTGCTCGCAGTATGCAATGGAAGCCGTTGAGCGCTTTGGGGTATGGCGTGGTGGAATTTTAGCCGTACGACGGGTGTTGCGCTGTCATCCTTGGCATCCAGGCGGTTACGATCCAGTACCGAAATAACTGCATTAATCTAACACTAACTTACTGCTGAAGCCGTATTGCGCTTTAGTATTCCATCTTCCATGTGAACAATGCGATCGGCAACGTCTAAAATCCGATTGTCGTGGGTCACTAGCAAAAT
This genomic interval carries:
- a CDS encoding aldo/keto reductase — protein: MEKRRLGTTDIHITPIKMGTWQAGQKQWVGIEDEESIKAIRAAVDAGITTIDTAEVYGNGHSEQVIAQALNDVPRDHIVYATKVFANHLKHDQVLEACDRSLKNLKIDYIDLYQIHWPSGAFNTEIVPIEETMSALNQLKQQGKIRAVGVSNFSRTQLEEAAQYGRIDSIQPPYSLFWRWVEKDVMPYCVENNISILAYSPLAQGLLTGKFGRGHKFAPQDNRAKNKLFQGENYERAQQALEKLRPIAERHQASLASLAIAWLIAQPQTQAIVGARTAEQAMGNAKAVTVQLSTEELAEIDAISRMVTDHLDENPVMWNW
- a CDS encoding diacylglycerol/polyprenol kinase family protein yields the protein MLTLTWLESVPLWQQIIVVGTWIGAILLIALIANRYTNASSEITRKIVHIGTGNIILFAWWLDIPASVGIGASIVASIVTLLSYRFPLLPGINSVGRQSLGTFFYAVSIGVLVAWFWSVEQPQYAALGILVMTWGDGLAALIGQRFGKHRYKIWGIQKSWEGSLTMAVVSYIVSSLILLSVQGNIWQTWLISLVIALVATSLEAFSKFGIDNLTVPLGSAAVGFALSQLL
- the yidD gene encoding membrane protein insertion efficiency factor YidD encodes the protein MKRLILFLIRGYRILISPLFPPTCRFHPTCSQYAMEAVERFGVWRGGILAVRRVLRCHPWHPGGYDPVPK